Proteins from one Flavobacterium sp. N2038 genomic window:
- a CDS encoding D-alanine--D-alanine ligase — MKNIAIIMGGYSSEYKISLISGNVVHQYLDKTKYNGFRIHIFKEKWVYVDENDAEYTIDKNDFSVTVNNQKITFDCVFNAIHGTPGEDGLMQAYFELLGIPQSSCDYYQSALTFNKRDLLSVLKPYGIKTAISYYLNKGDAINTEEIVKKVGLPCFVKPNKAGSSFGISKVKTEAELPIAIEVAYKEDNEIIIESFLDGTEVSVGVINWKGEIKVLPITEIVSDNDFFDYEAKYEGKSQEITPARISDELTQKVSEVAKRAYEVLKMRGFSRSEFIIVDNEPYMLEMNTIPGLTTESLIPQQARAAGISLEELFTNAIELALA; from the coding sequence ATGAAAAACATTGCCATCATCATGGGCGGATATTCAAGTGAATATAAAATTTCGCTTATTAGCGGAAACGTCGTTCATCAATATCTTGACAAAACAAAATACAATGGATTCCGTATTCATATCTTCAAAGAAAAATGGGTATATGTAGACGAAAACGATGCCGAATACACGATCGATAAAAATGATTTCTCGGTAACTGTAAACAACCAAAAAATAACTTTCGACTGTGTTTTCAACGCCATACACGGAACTCCGGGAGAAGATGGATTAATGCAGGCATATTTTGAATTATTAGGTATTCCGCAATCATCATGCGATTATTACCAATCGGCTTTAACTTTTAATAAGAGAGATTTATTATCGGTTTTAAAACCATACGGAATCAAAACTGCAATCTCTTATTACCTAAACAAAGGTGATGCTATCAATACCGAAGAAATTGTAAAAAAAGTTGGTTTACCATGCTTCGTAAAACCAAATAAAGCAGGATCAAGCTTCGGAATCTCAAAAGTAAAAACAGAAGCCGAACTTCCTATTGCTATTGAAGTTGCGTACAAGGAAGATAACGAAATCATCATCGAGAGTTTCCTTGACGGAACCGAAGTTTCTGTTGGTGTAATCAACTGGAAAGGCGAAATTAAAGTACTGCCAATTACAGAAATTGTATCTGATAATGATTTCTTTGATTACGAAGCAAAATACGAAGGAAAATCACAAGAAATTACTCCGGCGAGAATCTCAGACGAATTAACACAAAAAGTAAGCGAAGTAGCCAAACGTGCCTACGAAGTTTTAAAAATGAGAGGTTTCTCCAGAAGCGAATTCATTATTGTAGACAACGAGCCATACATGCTCGAAATGAATACTATTCCGGGTTTAACCACAGAAAGTTTGATTCCGCAACAAGCAAGAGCTGCAGGAATTTCTCTGGAAGAATTATTTACAAATGCAATTGAGCTTGCTTTGGCATAG
- the coaD gene encoding pantetheine-phosphate adenylyltransferase, which produces MRKAIFPGSFDPITLGHEDIIKRGIPLFDEIVIAIGVNAEKKYMFSLEERKRFIEETFKDEPKVTVITYEGLTIDLAKKLNANFILRGLRNPADFEFEKAIAHTNRKLSKIETVFLLTAASTSFISSSIVRDVLRHGGEYEMLVPDAVRVQK; this is translated from the coding sequence ATGCGAAAAGCCATATTCCCCGGATCATTTGATCCTATTACATTAGGACACGAAGATATTATCAAAAGAGGAATTCCTTTGTTTGATGAAATCGTAATTGCCATTGGTGTTAATGCCGAAAAAAAATACATGTTTTCACTTGAAGAAAGAAAACGCTTTATCGAAGAAACTTTCAAAGACGAACCAAAAGTTACGGTTATTACCTATGAAGGATTAACAATAGATCTGGCAAAGAAATTAAACGCTAATTTTATCCTAAGAGGTTTACGTAATCCTGCCGATTTCGAATTCGAAAAAGCTATTGCGCATACCAACAGAAAACTTTCTAAAATAGAGACCGTTTTCTTACTTACAGCTGCAAGTACTTCATTTATTAGTTCGAGCATTGTGCGCGATGTATTGCGTCATGGCGGAGAATATGAAATGTTGGTTCCGGATGCCGTTAGGGTTCAGAAATAA
- a CDS encoding alpha/beta hydrolase has translation MDNINFLITKIAILIILLTSLNKAFAQKNDVTRKEIKNIEHYNFKEIDFIDSEDNTKLSGALIFPKTEYSKIVVIVPGSGKDTKNSHYILAEELLKNGIGVYRFDDRGVGKSGGVVNFSVDQIVQDLYYAFTNIRQIDTLSKKSIGILGHSLGGIATIENYQKGLNPDFMILMATPIEKYGKFNTPQFPSKTNPKIKISAQTVLENVNIPLLFIAGSNDSFFNSEKTVGLINELHNKNINAEIIPGLNHFLTKGTDDWKKNKDYSMLYEINDTALHQIVNWIKNLNPGF, from the coding sequence ATGGACAATATAAATTTTCTTATTACAAAAATAGCCATTTTAATTATTCTCCTGACATCGTTAAATAAAGCGTTCGCACAAAAAAATGATGTTACCAGAAAGGAAATAAAAAATATTGAACACTATAATTTCAAAGAAATTGATTTTATTGATTCTGAAGATAACACCAAATTAAGCGGTGCTTTAATATTTCCAAAAACAGAATATTCAAAAATTGTTGTTATTGTTCCCGGTAGTGGAAAAGATACCAAAAATTCACATTATATTCTAGCTGAAGAATTATTAAAAAACGGAATTGGTGTTTATCGTTTTGATGACCGGGGTGTAGGTAAATCTGGTGGAGTCGTTAATTTTAGTGTAGATCAAATTGTTCAGGACTTATATTATGCTTTTACCAATATTCGTCAAATCGATACTTTATCTAAAAAGAGTATTGGAATTTTAGGACATAGTTTAGGAGGAATTGCTACAATTGAAAACTATCAAAAAGGACTTAATCCGGATTTTATGATTCTTATGGCTACTCCAATAGAAAAATATGGAAAATTTAATACTCCACAATTTCCGTCTAAAACTAATCCAAAAATAAAAATTAGTGCTCAGACTGTTTTAGAAAACGTAAACATTCCACTGCTTTTTATTGCCGGATCAAATGATAGTTTTTTCAATAGTGAAAAAACTGTCGGTCTTATAAATGAATTACACAACAAAAACATTAACGCAGAAATCATACCCGGATTGAATCACTTTTTAACAAAAGGCACCGATGACTGGAAAAAGAACAAAGACTACAGTATGCTGTATGAAATAAATGATACTGCACTTCACCAAATTGTCAATTGGATAAAAAATCTTAATCCTGGCTTTTAA
- a CDS encoding PhnA domain-containing protein encodes MSIERELNKRSGSKCELCGAEENLKVYQVLPTQKGGLDESILACNTCIDQIENPDNVDLNHWRCLNDSMWNENVAVQVVAWRMLSRMRAAGWPQELLDMMYLDEDTLAWASATGEGEDDENKLVHRDSNGVVLQHGDSVVLIKDLKVKGSSMVAKQGTAVRNIRLDHENAEYIEGKVDGQQIVIITQYVKKI; translated from the coding sequence ATGAGCATCGAGAGAGAATTAAACAAACGTAGCGGATCAAAATGTGAACTTTGTGGCGCAGAAGAAAACTTAAAAGTATATCAGGTATTGCCAACTCAAAAAGGCGGACTTGACGAAAGTATATTAGCTTGTAATACCTGTATTGACCAAATTGAAAACCCTGATAATGTCGATTTAAATCACTGGAGATGCCTAAACGACAGCATGTGGAATGAAAATGTTGCCGTACAGGTTGTAGCATGGAGAATGTTAAGCCGCATGCGCGCTGCCGGATGGCCTCAGGAATTACTGGATATGATGTATCTTGACGAAGACACTCTGGCATGGGCCAGCGCCACCGGCGAAGGTGAAGATGACGAAAACAAACTCGTTCACCGTGACAGCAACGGCGTAGTTTTACAACACGGAGATTCTGTAGTTTTGATTAAAGATCTTAAAGTAAAAGGATCAAGCATGGTAGCAAAACAAGGAACTGCCGTAAGAAACATTCGTTTAGACCACGAAAACGCTGAATATATCGAAGGAAAAGTAGACGGACAACAAATTGTGATTATTACGCAATATGTGAAGAAAATATAG
- a CDS encoding DEAD/DEAH box helicase — protein MNKKHHSNNILSNLGIESLNEMQEMAQDAILNENNVLLLSPTGSGKTLAFLLPILELLQPEILSVQCLILVPSRELGLQIEQVWKKMGTQYKVNICYGGHSIDTEIKNLSNPPAVLIGTPGRIADHIDRDTFRTDKIQTLILDEFDKSLQLGFHEQMSFIIARLPKVNKRVLVSATSDIEIPKYTRVVNPTVLDFIPEEEEKANLSMKMVVSPAKDKLESLFNLICSLKSESAIIFCNHRDAAERISDTLNEKGIYSVYYHGGMDQDERERALIQFRNGSISYLVTTDLAARGLDIPEMKHVIHYHLPLKEDEFTHRNGRTARMQATGTAYIIVHESEKKLEYIDYEMAVLNVDGNVSLPKPPQFQTIYISGGKKTKLNKFDIVGFFSQKGKLEKDDLGLIEVKDFVSFAAVKFNKVKDLLKHIKDEKMKGKKFKIEVARNVVKKEEEKNKKY, from the coding sequence ATGAATAAAAAACACCATTCCAACAATATACTTTCGAATTTAGGAATTGAGAGCCTGAACGAAATGCAGGAAATGGCACAAGATGCTATTTTAAACGAAAACAATGTTTTACTACTTTCTCCAACAGGATCAGGAAAAACACTGGCTTTTTTGCTTCCAATTTTAGAATTATTGCAGCCTGAGATTTTATCGGTTCAATGTTTGATTTTGGTTCCATCACGTGAACTTGGATTGCAAATCGAACAGGTTTGGAAAAAAATGGGAACGCAATACAAAGTAAATATTTGTTACGGTGGACACTCTATTGATACTGAAATCAAGAATTTAAGCAATCCTCCGGCAGTTTTAATTGGAACTCCAGGAAGAATTGCGGATCATATTGACCGAGATACTTTTAGAACAGATAAAATCCAGACACTGATTTTAGACGAGTTTGATAAATCGCTTCAGCTTGGGTTTCACGAGCAAATGTCTTTTATCATTGCCAGATTGCCAAAAGTGAATAAAAGGGTTTTGGTTTCGGCTACTTCAGATATTGAGATTCCAAAATATACACGCGTTGTAAATCCGACCGTTTTAGATTTTATTCCGGAAGAGGAGGAGAAGGCCAATCTTTCGATGAAAATGGTGGTTTCGCCTGCAAAAGATAAACTAGAAAGTCTGTTTAATTTGATTTGTTCTTTAAAATCAGAATCGGCTATTATTTTTTGTAACCATCGTGATGCGGCAGAACGTATTAGTGATACTTTAAACGAAAAAGGAATTTATTCGGTGTATTATCACGGCGGAATGGATCAGGATGAGCGTGAGCGTGCCCTGATTCAGTTTAGAAACGGAAGTATCAGTTATCTGGTTACTACAGATTTGGCCGCAAGAGGTTTGGATATTCCCGAAATGAAACACGTTATTCATTATCATTTACCATTAAAAGAAGACGAATTCACCCATAGAAATGGACGTACAGCGCGTATGCAGGCAACGGGAACGGCATATATTATTGTTCATGAAAGTGAGAAAAAGTTAGAGTATATTGATTATGAAATGGCAGTTCTGAATGTTGACGGAAATGTGTCTTTGCCAAAACCACCTCAATTTCAAACAATTTACATTAGTGGCGGAAAGAAAACAAAACTGAATAAATTTGATATCGTTGGTTTCTTTTCTCAAAAAGGGAAACTGGAAAAAGACGATTTGGGATTGATTGAAGTAAAAGATTTTGTTTCGTTTGCAGCTGTAAAATTCAACAAGGTTAAAGATTTACTCAAGCATATAAAGGATGAAAAAATGAAGGGTAAAAAGTTTAAAATCGAAGTTGCCCGTAATGTGGTTAAGAAAGAAGAGGAGAAAAATAAAAAGTACTAG
- a CDS encoding M14 family metallopeptidase, whose amino-acid sequence MKLFTLIFSLFTITLFAQNTKKYDTFFEKGNGNQSASYAETIAYFKMLAADFPTIQMKEMGLTDSGEPLHMVTFNPDKEFDFDKIQKTKAVLFVNNGIHAGEPDGIDATMQFYRDLAIGKLKAPKNTVLVCIPVYNIGGALNRNSTTRANQDGPEVYGFRGNARNYDLNRDLMKSDTRNTKSFVEIFQKINADVFIDNHVSNGSDYQYKLTYIMTQHNKLGTVLGDFMNNEMMPALVKDLQKKKIETTPYVDSFKDTPDKGFGQFVDSPRYTTGYTSLFNTIGFVVETHMLKKYAERVKMTYEYMKSTMDFTDANYQKIKDLRVKNLEQYQPKKSYTLKWELDSTKATTFSFLGYEAGYKKSEATTGNRLFYDRSKPYKKDVPYIKEFKSVKEVVIPTAYIVPRGYWNIIDLLKNNNISFTPLKNDTIIEVESYRIADFKTVPSAYEGHYLHRNTTVTSKIVKIAFAKGDYLVPTNQKGVKYILEAFEPEGVDSFFNWNFFDAILQQKEHYSEYIFEDTAANLLKENPTLKAELETKKQNDREFAKNSEAQLDWIYKHSVYYEKAHMQYPVYRLL is encoded by the coding sequence ATGAAACTTTTCACCCTTATCTTTTCCCTTTTCACCATCACTCTTTTTGCGCAGAACACTAAAAAATACGATACGTTTTTTGAGAAAGGAAACGGAAATCAATCTGCATCATATGCAGAAACTATTGCTTATTTTAAAATGCTCGCTGCCGACTTTCCAACTATTCAAATGAAAGAAATGGGACTGACAGATTCCGGTGAGCCTTTGCACATGGTGACTTTCAATCCCGATAAGGAATTTGATTTTGATAAAATCCAGAAAACCAAAGCGGTTCTTTTTGTTAATAACGGAATCCACGCCGGAGAACCGGACGGAATCGACGCAACCATGCAATTCTACAGAGATTTAGCTATTGGTAAACTAAAAGCACCCAAAAACACTGTTTTGGTTTGCATTCCGGTTTATAATATTGGCGGTGCTTTAAACCGAAATTCGACAACACGGGCCAATCAGGACGGGCCGGAAGTTTACGGTTTTAGAGGAAATGCCCGAAACTACGATTTGAATCGTGATTTAATGAAATCGGATACGAGAAATACCAAAAGCTTTGTCGAGATTTTTCAGAAAATAAATGCTGATGTTTTTATCGATAATCACGTAAGCAACGGATCTGATTATCAATACAAACTCACTTATATTATGACACAGCATAATAAACTGGGAACAGTTTTGGGCGATTTTATGAATAACGAAATGATGCCGGCTTTGGTAAAAGATTTACAGAAAAAGAAAATCGAAACCACGCCTTATGTCGATTCTTTTAAAGATACACCAGATAAAGGTTTCGGACAGTTTGTCGATAGTCCGCGATATACTACGGGTTATACTTCCCTATTTAATACGATTGGTTTTGTAGTCGAAACGCATATGCTGAAAAAATATGCCGAACGTGTAAAAATGACCTACGAATACATGAAATCGACGATGGATTTTACCGATGCCAATTATCAAAAGATAAAAGATTTAAGAGTAAAAAACCTAGAACAATACCAGCCAAAGAAATCCTATACTTTAAAATGGGAATTAGACAGTACAAAAGCGACTACATTTTCATTTTTAGGATATGAAGCGGGTTACAAAAAAAGCGAAGCCACAACAGGAAATCGTTTGTTTTACGACCGAAGCAAACCTTATAAAAAAGACGTTCCATACATCAAAGAATTTAAATCGGTTAAGGAAGTCGTGATTCCTACGGCTTATATTGTTCCGAGAGGATATTGGAATATTATTGATCTTTTGAAAAACAACAATATCTCGTTTACACCACTTAAAAACGATACGATTATAGAAGTTGAGAGTTATAGAATTGCCGATTTTAAAACTGTTCCGTCTGCTTACGAAGGACATTATCTGCATAGAAACACAACGGTAACTTCTAAAATCGTTAAAATAGCTTTCGCCAAAGGAGATTACCTGGTTCCAACCAACCAAAAAGGCGTAAAATATATTCTAGAAGCTTTTGAACCGGAAGGTGTTGATTCGTTTTTTAACTGGAATTTCTTCGATGCTATTTTACAACAAAAAGAACATTACTCAGAATATATTTTTGAAGATACCGCTGCCAATCTTTTAAAAGAAAACCCAACTCTAAAAGCAGAATTAGAAACCAAAAAACAAAACGACCGCGAATTTGCTAAAAACAGCGAAGCGCAATTGGATTGGATTTACAAACATTCTGTTTATTATGAAAAGGCTCATATGCAGTATCCTGTTTATCGTTTATTGTGA
- a CDS encoding TPR end-of-group domain-containing protein codes for MKTIIQLKNIKHKLTLKMTTATIEELAYLMRQAKEEGLPQPIVFLGAGASKSGGVPLASEIIEDILEKYKDSPKIKALVDEPKNYARLMECLTPFERNKLLKGYIDNAKINVTHLYLAQLLIEGYIDYVLTVNFDNLMLRALALFNNFPATYDMAILKDLTTTSFKEKSVVYLHGQHHGLWLLNTTEEMTKVNEVIPPILNGIKNQRPWIFIGYSGEDPIFKHIIKLGRFDNGLYWITYNDSPPSKLVCETLLEQPNTNTHIIKGFDSDSFVLKLNAELSLSQPTIIDKPFSSLNKTLQNIVDIDDKEHFKGVKERLEIAKNNVGNAITQFEKGKIKLDKKFQDEINISLLKKQIIDIIISNTFNEIEIDTLEETARKIKKEEINKLLATLYLNWGNSISEATVKKNQDIHRKSIEKYKKASVLNPLDSGIFNNWGISIKEIAKEEKNEKLFYESIEKYKTAISLNPNSVEAYNNWGGAMCELYNLNKNPNLIEETIEKFKRAHEINPKFVNTYINWGSFLINVSQQNFNEELLNESIILQKKAIELAPTDSVAYCNLGSALKILGDIKKDKSYYIKSIEKYKEAIELEKHEALYYKNLSVSYRALALYEKDEKLFKEGIDIIKIANELDPNNSEIYYDWGSIVFDLYKLTKSKDLCHEALKLLEKGIELGGKSYNLSCVYSYENDKINALKYLKISLERGEITIEFVKNDSDWSNFFNDTDFNNLLQEYLNKN; via the coding sequence TTGAAAACAATAATACAACTAAAAAATATAAAGCATAAATTAACCTTGAAAATGACAACAGCTACGATTGAAGAATTAGCATATCTAATGAGGCAAGCTAAAGAAGAAGGACTGCCTCAACCTATAGTATTTTTGGGTGCTGGGGCATCTAAATCTGGTGGAGTTCCATTAGCATCAGAAATAATCGAAGATATTTTAGAAAAATATAAAGACAGTCCAAAGATAAAAGCATTAGTTGATGAGCCCAAAAATTATGCTAGGCTAATGGAATGTTTAACGCCATTTGAAAGAAATAAACTTCTTAAAGGATATATAGATAATGCAAAAATTAATGTTACACATTTATATTTAGCTCAACTTTTAATCGAAGGATATATTGATTATGTTCTAACGGTAAATTTTGATAATCTCATGCTTCGAGCTTTAGCATTGTTCAATAATTTTCCGGCTACTTATGACATGGCAATTCTGAAAGATCTAACTACTACAAGTTTTAAAGAAAAATCAGTTGTCTACTTACATGGACAACATCATGGCCTTTGGTTATTAAATACAACAGAAGAAATGACTAAGGTCAATGAGGTGATTCCTCCAATACTTAATGGAATTAAGAATCAGAGACCTTGGATTTTTATCGGTTATAGTGGAGAAGATCCTATTTTTAAACATATAATAAAATTAGGCAGATTTGACAATGGATTGTATTGGATAACTTATAATGATTCTCCCCCCAGTAAATTAGTATGTGAAACATTACTTGAACAGCCAAATACAAATACGCATATAATAAAAGGTTTTGATTCAGATTCTTTTGTATTAAAACTCAATGCTGAATTAAGTTTATCTCAACCAACAATTATCGACAAACCTTTTTCATCACTAAACAAAACTTTACAAAACATTGTAGACATAGACGATAAAGAACATTTTAAAGGAGTGAAAGAGAGATTAGAAATAGCTAAAAACAATGTCGGAAATGCAATTACTCAATTTGAAAAAGGAAAAATAAAACTAGATAAAAAATTTCAAGACGAAATAAACATAAGTCTACTAAAGAAACAAATAATAGACATAATTATCAGCAACACCTTTAACGAAATAGAAATCGACACCTTAGAAGAGACTGCAAGAAAAATAAAAAAAGAAGAAATTAATAAATTACTAGCTACTTTATATCTTAATTGGGGAAATTCAATCAGTGAAGCTACTGTAAAAAAGAATCAAGATATACATAGAAAATCTATTGAAAAATACAAAAAAGCTTCTGTTCTTAATCCATTAGATTCTGGAATATTTAATAATTGGGGAATATCTATAAAAGAAATTGCTAAGGAAGAAAAAAATGAAAAATTATTTTATGAAAGTATAGAAAAATATAAAACCGCAATATCGTTAAATCCAAATTCTGTGGAAGCATATAACAATTGGGGGGGAGCGATGTGTGAACTTTACAATTTAAACAAAAATCCAAATTTAATAGAAGAAACAATAGAAAAATTTAAACGAGCCCATGAAATTAACCCTAAATTTGTTAATACATATATTAATTGGGGAAGTTTTTTAATAAATGTTTCTCAACAAAATTTTAATGAAGAACTTCTCAACGAAAGCATAATATTACAAAAAAAAGCAATCGAATTAGCACCTACAGATTCAGTGGCTTATTGTAACTTAGGATCTGCTCTTAAAATTTTAGGGGATATTAAAAAAGATAAAAGCTATTATATTAAAAGCATCGAAAAATATAAAGAAGCAATTGAACTTGAAAAACATGAAGCTTTATATTATAAAAATTTAAGTGTTTCATATAGAGCTTTAGCTCTATATGAAAAAGACGAAAAATTATTTAAAGAAGGAATAGATATTATAAAAATTGCAAATGAATTAGATCCAAACAACAGTGAAATATATTATGACTGGGGATCTATCGTTTTTGATTTATATAAATTAACAAAGAGTAAAGATTTATGCCACGAAGCTTTAAAATTACTTGAAAAAGGGATTGAATTAGGAGGTAAATCTTATAATTTATCATGCGTATATTCTTATGAAAACGATAAAATTAATGCTTTAAAATACTTAAAAATCAGTTTAGAAAGAGGCGAAATAACTATTGAATTTGTTAAAAATGATTCCGACTGGTCTAATTTTTTTAATGATACAGATTTTAACAATCTATTACAGGAATATTTGAACAAAAATTAA
- a CDS encoding helix-turn-helix domain-containing protein codes for MSTLTKPNHIGRKISRIRELRDMKQEALAQALGMSQQAISVIENSEEVDEEKLTAVAKALGVSVEALKNFSDEAAINFFNNFYDNSGSHGTNFGTNNTCNFNPLDKLVEAYEENKKLYERLVQAEKDKVEYLEKILKGK; via the coding sequence ATGAGCACACTAACAAAACCAAACCATATAGGGCGAAAAATAAGCCGAATTCGTGAACTTCGTGATATGAAGCAGGAAGCTTTGGCACAGGCTTTAGGAATGAGCCAGCAGGCCATTTCAGTTATAGAAAATAGTGAAGAGGTTGATGAGGAAAAACTTACTGCTGTAGCAAAAGCTTTGGGCGTAAGTGTAGAAGCGCTTAAAAACTTTTCGGATGAAGCAGCAATTAATTTTTTTAATAATTTCTATGATAATAGTGGTAGTCATGGCACTAATTTCGGAACCAATAATACCTGTAATTTTAATCCACTAGATAAGTTAGTTGAAGCTTACGAAGAAAATAAAAAGCTTTACGAACGTTTGGTTCAGGCCGAAAAAGATAAAGTGGAGTATTTAGAAAAAATATTGAAGGGTAAATAA
- a CDS encoding DUF6882 domain-containing protein codes for MGLFNNLFKKKEETTASTINQQNNTKHFTSENDFLEKFGALALEKQRNLYTVTGGLSWNVDMNKEEITFGDDLTFPMQVLGSFSHSSETWLWIWDNKAGGYAESVMKQALLLKQYGEENNIDILSVGQFDAVENDLHIIGMMAVEMFNASGYYLGNYGQGTMVVTLKSDIVDQSESEELSRILTVFPELISTFEIRNHKNAFTNYLSQKGYEWTSNGNEVKAVKNTAIINAVFNENNLLTKLNGNS; via the coding sequence ATGGGACTATTCAATAATCTTTTTAAAAAGAAAGAAGAAACAACAGCATCCACTATCAATCAACAAAACAATACTAAACACTTTACTTCTGAAAATGATTTTTTAGAAAAATTTGGAGCTTTGGCTTTAGAAAAACAAAGAAATCTTTATACTGTAACCGGCGGACTTTCCTGGAATGTTGATATGAATAAAGAAGAAATAACATTTGGAGACGATCTTACTTTTCCGATGCAGGTTTTGGGTTCGTTTTCACATTCTTCAGAAACATGGCTTTGGATTTGGGATAATAAAGCGGGAGGTTACGCTGAATCTGTGATGAAACAAGCGCTTTTATTAAAACAATACGGAGAAGAAAATAACATTGATATACTAAGCGTTGGACAGTTTGACGCTGTAGAAAATGATTTACATATAATAGGAATGATGGCTGTTGAAATGTTTAATGCAAGCGGCTATTATCTTGGCAATTATGGTCAGGGAACAATGGTTGTTACTCTTAAATCTGATATCGTAGATCAATCTGAAAGTGAGGAATTGTCCAGAATCTTAACTGTTTTTCCTGAACTGATTTCAACATTTGAAATTCGAAACCACAAAAATGCTTTTACCAATTATCTTTCTCAAAAAGGTTACGAGTGGACATCAAATGGAAATGAAGTTAAAGCAGTAAAGAACACAGCTATAATTAATGCTGTTTTTAATGAAAACAACCTTTTGACAAAATTAAATGGTAATTCTTAA
- a CDS encoding DUF4287 domain-containing protein, which yields MSFQGYLKTIKEKTGNGPAEFRTLADQKNFSLDGKLKPEVKAGDIVNWLKEDFGLGQGHSMAIYALLKGLKDENSQ from the coding sequence ATGTCATTTCAAGGATATTTAAAGACAATAAAAGAAAAAACCGGCAATGGTCCGGCCGAATTTAGAACTTTGGCAGATCAAAAAAACTTTTCTCTGGACGGAAAACTAAAACCCGAAGTAAAAGCAGGAGATATTGTAAACTGGCTAAAAGAAGATTTTGGCTTAGGTCAGGGACATTCAATGGCAATTTACGCGCTCCTAAAAGGATTAAAAGACGAGAATAGTCAATAA
- a CDS encoding NUDIX hydrolase: MYKVFVNDKPLFLTNEISRETDFQLFLLESIDIEQLIVKIFQNKIQKAILYHPDESEIMKTLKAKIPVNKAGGGFVYNKKGEVLFIFRNGKWDLPKGGIEKGEDIEATAMREVEEETGVNQLRITNKLQKTYHIFKRNGKYKLKITHWFEMHSDFEGTPQGQIEEGIEKVAWLNPEQIKEALKNSYENIKLLFEAEENPILKSPKTK, encoded by the coding sequence ATGTATAAAGTTTTTGTGAACGACAAACCACTTTTTTTGACAAATGAAATCTCACGCGAAACAGATTTTCAATTGTTCTTGTTAGAAAGTATTGATATCGAACAGCTTATAGTTAAAATTTTTCAAAATAAAATTCAAAAAGCTATTCTTTATCATCCTGACGAAAGTGAGATAATGAAAACCCTTAAAGCCAAAATTCCGGTAAATAAAGCCGGCGGAGGTTTTGTGTACAATAAAAAAGGCGAGGTCTTATTTATCTTTAGAAACGGAAAATGGGATTTACCAAAAGGCGGCATCGAGAAAGGCGAAGACATTGAAGCCACTGCCATGCGCGAAGTAGAAGAAGAAACCGGTGTAAACCAGCTTCGTATTACCAATAAACTGCAGAAAACGTATCATATCTTTAAAAGAAACGGAAAATACAAACTTAAAATCACGCATTGGTTCGAAATGCATTCTGATTTTGAAGGAACTCCGCAAGGTCAAATCGAAGAAGGAATCGAAAAAGTAGCCTGGCTAAACCCGGAACAAATCAAAGAAGCCCTTAAAAACTCCTATGAGAATATAAAATTATTGTTTGAGGCAGAAGAAAATCCAATTTTAAAAAGCCCAAAAACAAAGTAA